One window of Cohnella hashimotonis genomic DNA carries:
- a CDS encoding TetR/AcrR family transcriptional regulator, whose protein sequence is MSPKVTEAYKEEKRASLLAGALRCFLDKGFQATTTDDIARHLRISKGTLYGYFTSKEEIYIQLAHARMDDMIESLNTLYVETSSAKAMLRHMFERFRRQPLDELRKWLTFHLEFTTYASRRPELIASNRAYLNKALNLLNRILTSGKQAGEFRADLDESSAAYLFWAVRDGLALSFLLDGDDNEYRRILDDMEDMVMKHLTA, encoded by the coding sequence ATGTCGCCCAAAGTGACGGAAGCGTACAAGGAAGAGAAGCGGGCCTCCCTTCTCGCCGGCGCGCTGCGCTGCTTCTTGGACAAAGGATTTCAGGCGACGACGACCGACGACATCGCGCGTCATCTCCGCATCAGCAAAGGCACGCTCTACGGTTACTTCACTAGTAAAGAGGAGATTTACATTCAGTTGGCGCATGCCCGAATGGACGATATGATCGAGTCGCTCAACACGCTGTATGTCGAGACCTCGAGCGCCAAGGCAATGCTCCGGCATATGTTCGAGCGCTTCCGCCGGCAGCCGCTGGACGAGCTTCGCAAATGGCTGACGTTTCACCTGGAGTTCACGACCTATGCCTCGCGCCGTCCCGAACTAATCGCCTCGAACCGCGCATACCTCAATAAGGCGCTGAATCTGCTGAACCGGATCCTGACGTCCGGCAAGCAGGCCGGCGAATTCCGCGCCGATCTGGACGAATCTTCGGCCGCCTATCTGTTCTGGGCCGTCCGGGACGGTTTGGCGCTGAGCTTCCTCCTCGATGGAGACGATAATGAATATCGGAGAATACTCGACGACATGGAAGACATGGTGATGAAGCATTTGACGGCATGA
- a CDS encoding NADPH-dependent FMN reductase: MKLIALVGSLRRESVNLKLALTLQERYRGKFELDIANIGTLPFFDQDEEENPPESVRKLSGQVAAADGVLILTPEYNWSVPGVLKNALDWLSRGDKVLIGKPVLAAGASPGMYGTLRGQLHLREILSSPGIQAAMLPPAGNEIAVAQAPQKFGEGGARLTDERTLTHIDVVVDRFLELIRHR, encoded by the coding sequence ATGAAGTTGATCGCGCTGGTAGGCAGTCTGCGCAGGGAGTCCGTGAATCTGAAGCTGGCGTTGACCCTGCAGGAGAGATACCGCGGCAAGTTTGAGCTGGATATCGCGAACATCGGCACGCTGCCGTTTTTCGATCAGGACGAGGAGGAGAATCCGCCGGAGTCGGTACGGAAGCTGAGCGGGCAGGTCGCCGCCGCGGACGGCGTGCTGATTCTGACGCCGGAGTACAACTGGTCGGTGCCGGGCGTGCTCAAGAACGCGCTGGACTGGCTGTCGCGCGGAGATAAGGTGCTGATCGGCAAGCCCGTGCTCGCAGCCGGCGCAAGTCCCGGCATGTACGGCACGCTGCGGGGCCAGCTTCATCTGCGAGAGATTCTATCAAGCCCGGGCATCCAGGCGGCGATGCTGCCTCCGGCCGGCAACGAGATCGCCGTCGCGCAGGCGCCGCAGAAATTCGGCGAAGGCGGCGCCCGCCTGACGGACGAGCGGACATTGACTCATATTGATGTCGTCGTCGATCGCTTTTTAGAGCTGATCAGACATCGTTGA
- a CDS encoding polysaccharide pyruvyl transferase family protein — MGKILIVGGQMENKGAQAMTFTVVNEIKMRYPDKELVLVCPDEDRNYAFQLVKMGKKMKIELLGGVYTLIGKLIPNDERVSVTKAQMKEILKETDLIVDISGFALSSQFSIRHTINYLANIRLARQNKIPMVLLSQSFGPFEYTGIYKFVIPPMIKKYIRYPKYIYAREQEGADFLGKYTSGNLRRSVDIVLQGSNPYNLSHLFRDGNYIKGEPLAIKPNAVGIVPNVKTMKYGTRQSMLAMYERMTQHLLDRGKNVYLFRHSTEDLIICQEIKRRFPHDERVVLLEEEYDCIAIHDVLVQFEFLVASRYHSIVHAYKNGIPVVALGWATKYRELLGRFGQGDYVFDVRDSAHIEANMIAKLDAMIDNRDVEAVKIDDTLRDIHRESIFAEAFAL, encoded by the coding sequence ATGGGCAAAATTTTGATTGTCGGGGGCCAAATGGAAAACAAGGGCGCCCAGGCGATGACGTTCACCGTCGTAAACGAAATCAAGATGCGATATCCGGATAAAGAGCTCGTGCTCGTCTGTCCGGACGAGGACCGCAATTACGCGTTTCAACTGGTGAAGATGGGGAAAAAAATGAAGATCGAGCTGCTGGGCGGCGTGTACACGCTGATCGGTAAGCTGATCCCGAACGACGAGCGCGTCAGCGTCACCAAGGCACAGATGAAGGAAATCCTGAAAGAAACCGATCTCATCGTCGACATCAGCGGCTTCGCCCTCTCCTCGCAGTTCAGCATCCGCCATACGATCAATTATTTGGCGAATATTCGGCTCGCCCGGCAGAACAAGATCCCGATGGTGCTGCTGTCCCAGTCGTTCGGCCCGTTCGAGTACACCGGCATTTACAAATTCGTCATTCCGCCGATGATCAAAAAATACATTCGCTATCCGAAATACATCTACGCACGCGAGCAAGAAGGCGCCGATTTTCTCGGTAAATATACGTCCGGCAATCTGCGCAGATCCGTGGACATCGTGCTGCAGGGCTCGAACCCGTACAATCTGTCTCACCTGTTCCGCGACGGCAACTACATAAAAGGCGAGCCGCTTGCGATCAAGCCGAATGCGGTCGGCATCGTGCCGAATGTCAAGACGATGAAGTACGGCACGCGCCAATCGATGCTGGCGATGTACGAGCGCATGACGCAGCATCTGCTGGATCGCGGCAAAAACGTCTATCTGTTCCGCCACTCCACGGAGGATCTGATCATTTGCCAGGAGATCAAACGCAGATTCCCGCACGACGAACGCGTGGTGCTGCTGGAGGAGGAGTACGACTGCATCGCGATTCACGACGTGCTCGTGCAATTCGAATTTCTCGTCGCGTCCCGTTATCATTCGATCGTGCACGCGTACAAGAACGGCATACCGGTCGTGGCGCTCGGCTGGGCGACCAAATACCGCGAGCTGCTGGGGCGGTTCGGACAAGGCGATTATGTGTTCGACGTGCGTGACAGCGCGCATATCGAAGCCAACATGATCGCGAAGCTCGACGCCATGATCGATAATCGCGATGTCGAAGCCGTCAAGATCGACGATACGCTCAGAGATATTCACCGGGAAAGCATTTTTGCCGAAGCTTTTGCGTTGTAA
- the csaA gene encoding chaperone CsaA, translating to MASIDDFAALDIRVGTIMEAAFFGEAKVPAIKLRIDFGPEIGIKSSSAQITKRYAAEEVVGKQVIAIVNFPPRRIAGFKSEVLVLGGVPEKGDVVLLRPEVQLPNGTPIA from the coding sequence TTGGCATCGATCGATGATTTTGCGGCACTGGATATTCGTGTGGGGACGATTATGGAAGCCGCGTTTTTTGGAGAGGCGAAGGTTCCCGCGATCAAGCTTCGAATCGATTTCGGACCGGAGATCGGAATTAAATCGTCCAGCGCGCAAATTACGAAGCGATACGCGGCCGAGGAGGTTGTCGGCAAACAAGTGATCGCAATCGTCAACTTTCCTCCCCGGCGCATTGCCGGATTCAAATCGGAAGTGCTGGTGCTTGGCGGCGTACCCGAGAAGGGAGATGTCGTTCTCTTGCGGCCCGAGGTTCAACTGCCTAACGGGACGCCGATCGCTTAG
- a CDS encoding MerR family transcriptional regulator, giving the protein MHTVKEAANITGLTEHAVRFYTDKGLVPSVRRDKNNTRMFDEEAVNWLHGIKCLKQSGMPIEVIKTYVELCLEGDSTIPQRAALMTEHKEAARARLEEAKRHIAHLEQKTALYQAIMERHMPDTTNPANWGDVRHMHSDVFYTPAAQRA; this is encoded by the coding sequence ATGCATACGGTCAAAGAAGCCGCCAATATAACGGGACTTACCGAGCATGCCGTGCGTTTTTACACGGACAAGGGGCTGGTGCCGAGCGTGCGGCGCGATAAAAACAACACGCGGATGTTCGACGAAGAAGCTGTCAATTGGCTGCATGGCATTAAATGCCTCAAGCAATCCGGGATGCCGATTGAGGTCATTAAAACGTACGTCGAACTGTGCCTCGAAGGGGACTCGACGATCCCACAGCGCGCGGCGCTCATGACGGAGCATAAAGAAGCGGCGCGCGCGCGGCTTGAAGAAGCCAAGAGGCACATCGCCCACTTAGAACAAAAAACGGCCCTGTACCAAGCCATCATGGAACGCCATATGCCGGATACGACGAATCCCGCCAACTGGGGCGACGTTCGGCATATGCATAGCGACGTATTCTACACGCCTGCTGCTCAAAGAGCGTGA
- a CDS encoding aldo/keto reductase: protein MQTVTLNNGIKMPIIGFGVYQIPDAEQCENAVYEALMTGYRLIDTAAGYVNEEAVGRAIKRSGVPREELFVTTKLWIQDAGYESAKLAFAKSLKKLQLDYLDLYLIHQPFGDYYGAWRAMEELYREGKIRAIGVSNFLPDRLMDLIVHNEIVPAVNQVETHPFYQQHASGAFMKEQGVQHQSWAPFAEGLGGMFGNKTLASIAAKHGKSVAQVVLRWLVQRQVVVIPKSVRKERIVENFDIFDFELDADDLKRITALDTRETLFLSYHDPKFAKMLGTLRIEL, encoded by the coding sequence ATGCAAACCGTAACGTTAAACAACGGCATAAAAATGCCGATCATCGGCTTTGGCGTCTACCAGATTCCCGATGCGGAACAATGCGAAAACGCGGTGTACGAAGCGCTGATGACCGGTTACCGCTTGATCGATACCGCGGCCGGTTACGTGAACGAGGAAGCGGTCGGCCGCGCCATCAAGCGCAGCGGCGTGCCGCGCGAGGAACTGTTCGTCACGACCAAGCTCTGGATTCAGGATGCCGGCTACGAGAGCGCCAAGCTGGCGTTTGCGAAGTCGCTTAAGAAGCTTCAGCTCGACTATCTCGATCTGTATCTCATTCACCAGCCGTTCGGCGATTACTACGGGGCTTGGCGCGCGATGGAAGAACTCTATCGGGAAGGCAAGATCAGGGCGATCGGCGTCAGCAACTTCCTGCCCGACCGGCTGATGGATCTCATCGTGCACAACGAGATCGTTCCCGCCGTCAACCAGGTCGAGACGCATCCGTTTTACCAGCAGCATGCGAGCGGCGCGTTTATGAAAGAGCAGGGCGTGCAGCATCAGTCGTGGGCGCCGTTCGCCGAAGGACTGGGCGGCATGTTCGGCAACAAAACGCTGGCCTCGATCGCGGCCAAACACGGCAAGTCCGTCGCCCAGGTCGTGCTGCGCTGGCTCGTTCAGCGACAAGTCGTCGTCATTCCGAAGTCGGTGCGAAAAGAGCGGATCGTCGAAAACTTCGACATCTTCGATTTTGAACTGGACGCGGACGATCTCAAGCGAATTACCGCCCTCGATACGCGGGAGACGCTGTTCCTGTCCTATCACGACCCGAAGTTTGCCAAGATGCTGGGGACTTTGCGGATCGAGCTGTAA
- a CDS encoding tetratricopeptide repeat protein, whose protein sequence is MDRLTAAIQLRESGKLEEARSVILELLQERPSDASVWYQCAWIHDALGIEREAVPFYKKALQLGLTEEERKGALLGLGSTYRTLGMYDEAQSLFVKAIQEYPDRREYQVFHAMVLYNRGEFRDAMAVLLKQLAETSTDEGIQSYKKAILFYSDKLDQTWS, encoded by the coding sequence ATGGATCGATTAACAGCCGCCATTCAATTAAGAGAATCCGGAAAATTGGAAGAAGCGCGTTCGGTCATCCTTGAACTGCTGCAAGAACGGCCTTCGGATGCCTCTGTCTGGTATCAATGCGCATGGATTCATGACGCTCTCGGAATAGAACGCGAGGCAGTCCCTTTTTACAAAAAAGCGCTACAGCTTGGCTTAACGGAGGAAGAAAGAAAAGGCGCCTTGTTAGGGCTTGGAAGTACCTATAGAACCTTGGGGATGTACGATGAAGCCCAATCGCTCTTTGTGAAGGCCATTCAAGAATATCCCGATCGGCGAGAGTACCAAGTCTTCCACGCGATGGTCCTGTACAACCGGGGTGAATTTAGGGATGCGATGGCCGTTTTATTGAAGCAGCTAGCCGAAACGAGTACGGACGAAGGCATCCAAAGCTATAAGAAAGCCATATTATTTTATTCGGATAAGCTGGATCAGACTTGGAGTTAG
- a CDS encoding alpha-L-fucosidase: MAHNQEWLDRQERTRWFLQDRFGMFIHWGLYAIPARGEWVRNVERTSVEEYQAYFDEFDPVDYDPRAWARAARQAGMKYAVLTAKHHDGFCLFDSKLTDYKSTKTKAGRDLVAEFLEAFRAEGLKVGLYYSLIDWHHEDFPAHGDLYHPMRDNEAYKRDPSTFGSYLDYMHGQVRELLTNYGKLDLMWFDFSYDVMQGEKWRASELIAMMRALQPHIVIDNRLEAGGEGGGSIYTKAPLAYAGDFASPEQIIPPSGVTDEDGQPIPWEACVTLNNNWGYVASDTNYKSPAIVIRKLVECVSKNGNLLLNVGPDARGRIPKQSLDILAEVGDWMALNGDSIYGCGQAELPKPDWGRYTQKGNTLYAHVFEESVGAINLAGLAGRIKRARLLADGSELPVTRPWNAALFEADAFFNFATPVHYTYPLPDARGTVVELELK, encoded by the coding sequence ATGGCACATAATCAGGAATGGCTGGACCGCCAGGAGCGGACGCGCTGGTTTTTGCAGGACCGGTTCGGCATGTTTATCCATTGGGGGCTGTACGCGATTCCGGCGCGGGGCGAATGGGTCCGCAACGTGGAACGCACTTCGGTGGAGGAATACCAGGCTTATTTCGACGAGTTCGATCCCGTAGACTACGATCCGCGTGCCTGGGCGCGCGCCGCCCGTCAAGCCGGCATGAAGTACGCGGTGCTGACGGCCAAGCATCACGACGGCTTCTGCCTGTTCGACAGCAAGCTGACGGATTACAAATCGACGAAAACGAAGGCCGGGCGAGATCTCGTGGCGGAATTCCTGGAGGCGTTCCGCGCGGAGGGGCTCAAGGTCGGACTCTATTACTCACTGATCGACTGGCATCATGAAGACTTCCCCGCGCACGGCGATCTCTATCACCCGATGCGCGACAATGAAGCGTACAAGCGCGATCCATCGACGTTCGGCAGCTACCTCGACTATATGCACGGGCAGGTTCGCGAGCTGCTGACGAACTACGGCAAGCTAGACCTGATGTGGTTCGACTTTTCCTACGACGTCATGCAGGGCGAGAAATGGCGCGCCTCGGAGCTGATCGCCATGATGCGGGCGCTTCAGCCGCACATCGTGATCGACAACCGCCTGGAGGCAGGCGGCGAGGGAGGCGGCAGCATCTACACGAAGGCGCCGCTTGCATATGCGGGCGACTTCGCATCGCCGGAGCAGATCATCCCGCCGTCCGGCGTTACCGACGAAGACGGACAGCCGATCCCTTGGGAAGCCTGCGTGACGCTGAACAACAACTGGGGATACGTCGCGTCGGATACGAACTACAAGTCCCCCGCCATCGTCATCCGCAAGCTGGTGGAATGCGTCAGCAAAAACGGCAACCTGCTGCTCAACGTAGGTCCCGATGCCCGCGGGCGCATCCCCAAGCAATCGCTGGACATCCTGGCCGAGGTAGGCGACTGGATGGCGCTGAACGGCGACAGCATCTACGGCTGCGGACAGGCGGAGCTGCCCAAGCCCGACTGGGGACGCTATACGCAAAAGGGGAACACCCTGTACGCACACGTCTTCGAGGAGAGCGTAGGCGCGATCAATCTGGCCGGGCTCGCCGGTCGCATCAAGCGCGCGCGGCTGCTCGCGGACGGCTCGGAGCTGCCGGTAACCCGCCCCTGGAATGCGGCGCTGTTCGAAGCCGACGCCTTCTTCAACTTTGCGACTCCGGTGCACTACACCTACCCGCTACCGGATGCGCGCGGGACGGTCGTCGAGCTGGAGCTGAAATAA
- a CDS encoding AraC family transcriptional regulator — translation MGDGTAGIGALDDILPQLRIDVIEAHYSQCSPVWREIDYVPAHNKLYYICEGEGWLRIGDKEFRPEPGELVVMPANVLQSFSAIEGRRPFLKYWCHFNADIGDAGLFSWLDVPYRMTVHAELREEVGRKFEALVACAAERGIGARLREKAYLLELLAPVVERAALSRAGGTAQDAERIMLITRYVETHLADELTLEGLADHLHLHPNYLVKYFNRRFGMPPIRYVNRKRMERARLLLRTTDRSIKEIAAAVGYPDTNHFAKAFRRETSASPSAYRSGGGRTGEG, via the coding sequence ATGGGCGACGGAACGGCCGGGATCGGCGCGCTTGACGATATATTGCCTCAGCTCCGAATCGACGTGATCGAGGCGCATTATTCGCAATGCAGTCCCGTTTGGCGGGAGATCGATTACGTGCCTGCCCACAACAAGCTGTATTACATATGCGAAGGCGAGGGCTGGCTGCGCATCGGCGACAAGGAATTCCGCCCGGAGCCGGGGGAGCTGGTCGTGATGCCGGCCAACGTGCTTCAGTCGTTTTCGGCGATCGAAGGACGAAGGCCTTTTCTAAAATATTGGTGCCACTTCAACGCGGATATCGGAGATGCGGGATTGTTTTCGTGGCTTGACGTGCCGTACCGGATGACGGTGCACGCCGAACTGCGGGAGGAAGTCGGCCGCAAGTTCGAAGCGCTCGTCGCGTGCGCGGCCGAACGGGGGATCGGGGCAAGGCTGCGGGAAAAAGCGTATTTGCTGGAGCTGCTGGCACCGGTCGTAGAGCGGGCCGCGCTCAGCCGAGCCGGCGGAACCGCGCAGGATGCGGAGCGGATCATGCTGATCACGCGTTACGTCGAGACGCATCTGGCGGACGAGCTGACGCTGGAAGGTCTGGCCGATCACCTGCATTTGCACCCCAACTATCTGGTCAAATACTTCAACCGGCGCTTCGGCATGCCGCCGATCCGTTACGTGAACCGCAAGCGCATGGAGCGGGCCCGCCTGCTGCTCCGGACGACGGACCGCAGCATCAAGGAGATTGCCGCGGCAGTCGGGTATCCGGACACGAACCACTTCGCCAAGGCGTTCCGCCGCGAGACGAGCGCGAGCCCTTCGGCGTACCGGTCGGGGGGCGGGAGAACTGGCGAAGGTTAG
- a CDS encoding cadherin-like beta sandwich domain-containing protein produces the protein MRKINRPIAYILIFLLMTTSLPEWFGSNGKAYAAGGDMIVTAVGTGTSGSSGDGSPATDAEVNFAKNVAIDGSGNLYISEFFGSRVRKVDRSTGMISTVAGDGNFGFGGDGGSAEYASLFAPEAIAFDSGGNLYIADSGNHRIRKVDTDGNISTVAGNGNDGNSGDGGAATDAELSAPVGLAIDGNDNLYIADSSNNRVRKVDRLSGKISTVAGKGTYGVSGYSGDGGAATDAELSGPLGLAIDSYGNLYIADSNNNVIRKVDLSGNISTVAGVAGNSGFSPDGSPAETSSLGVPVGLAFDSGGNLYVAVFNDSRIRKIDTSGRLATIAGNGQKTYSGDGGLPTSAALNSATGVAVDSSGTVYIADAGNNRIRKIVPSNNANLSGLSLSGGGAGLSPAFSASTTNYTATVANAVSSVNLTPTASDNSATVTVGGTPVTSGSASGAIGLHVGSNPIPVVVTANDGSTKTYTVTVTRAPGKIITVAGTGTDGYSGDGGLATLAELSEPSALALDHQGNLYFVDDFKRVRKVDKTTLKIITVAGTGTSGYSGDGDLATAAQLKLPDAIVFDSHDNMYIGDNYGVVRKVDASGYISTVAGNMSGMDQGDGFPATSARLRSVLALAVDSHDNLYIADQADNKIRKVDASTGIISTAAGDGTQGFSGDGDLATNAQIARPEGIAVDSDDNLYISDSLNNRIRKVNASGYISTVAGGGIEGDGALATLAYLSYPTQLSVDAGGNLYIADSDESRIRQVDTSGFITTVAGTGTAGYSGEGGDATSAKLNQPYGTAVDSSGYLYIADGGNHRIRRVGPPSHDTNLSGLHLSSGSLSPTFTTGTASYAASVSNGVSSITVMPTARDSGATVTVNGTPVASGSASSAISLSVGSNDPIEIEVTAQDGTTIQTYTVTVTRAPSLSTNASLSGLSLSSGSLSPAFAPGTTSYTASVANGVDSITMTPTASDSAATVKVDGTPVASGSASSAINLSVGSNDPIEVEVTAQDGTTIQMYTVTVTRAPSLSTNASLSGLSLSSVSLSPAFAPGTTSYTASVANGVDSITVTPTASDSGATVTVNGTPVASGSASGAIPLSVGGNPIAVKVTAEDGTATNTYAVTVTRASTNETPQAAVDTPPPIDDTPSASRGPILNEKISNVAKVKETLLAALNQAAPQPLADVRADSWSAQAIQVAQQLGIVRGRSDGGFHGSDPITRAEFVAMVANALYLGSATSGSGSIYSDTKGHWAEPAIDALTAAGVVEGVGNGAFKPNQQISRAEISAILARLMVLDQTTEEINFPDTTYSWARAYIEQMAGADIVKGLDDGKFYPGAAATREQAVTMILRMLTVSRNIDLKLIDL, from the coding sequence GTGCGAAAGATAAACCGGCCGATCGCTTACATCCTGATTTTTCTGCTGATGACGACCTCCCTGCCTGAATGGTTCGGGAGCAACGGCAAAGCCTATGCCGCCGGCGGGGACATGATCGTAACGGCCGTCGGCACGGGAACGTCCGGCAGTTCGGGAGACGGAAGCCCGGCGACGGATGCGGAAGTGAATTTTGCTAAAAATGTCGCAATTGACGGCAGCGGCAATTTGTATATATCCGAATTTTTCGGATCCAGGGTTCGAAAGGTCGATCGATCGACCGGAATGATCTCCACGGTGGCCGGAGACGGGAATTTCGGGTTCGGGGGAGACGGGGGCTCGGCCGAGTATGCGAGCTTGTTTGCGCCAGAGGCAATCGCGTTTGACAGCGGCGGTAATCTGTATATCGCGGACTCGGGCAACCATCGGATTCGCAAAGTAGATACGGACGGGAATATCTCCACGGTAGCCGGCAACGGAAATGACGGGAACTCGGGCGACGGCGGCGCGGCGACGGATGCCGAGTTATCCGCTCCGGTCGGGCTTGCGATCGATGGCAACGATAATTTATATATCGCGGATTCGTCGAATAACCGGGTCCGGAAAGTAGATCGTCTGTCGGGAAAAATCTCTACGGTGGCGGGCAAGGGGACCTATGGCGTTTCCGGCTATTCGGGAGACGGGGGGGCGGCGACGGATGCCGAGTTATCCGGTCCGCTCGGATTGGCCATTGACAGCTACGGCAATCTGTATATCGCAGACTCGAACAATAACGTCATTCGAAAGGTCGATCTGTCGGGCAACATCAGTACGGTGGCCGGCGTAGCCGGAAATTCCGGATTTTCGCCGGACGGAAGTCCGGCGGAGACGTCCTCCTTGGGCGTCCCGGTAGGATTGGCATTCGACAGCGGCGGGAATCTGTATGTTGCGGTTTTTAACGACAGCAGGATTCGGAAGATCGATACGTCGGGGCGCCTCGCCACGATTGCGGGAAACGGCCAAAAGACGTATTCGGGAGACGGAGGATTGCCGACATCGGCTGCTTTGAATTCCGCTACGGGGGTAGCGGTCGACAGCAGCGGTACGGTGTACATTGCGGATGCGGGCAATAACCGGATTCGGAAGATTGTGCCATCCAACAATGCGAACCTGAGCGGGCTGTCGCTGTCCGGCGGAGGCGCCGGTTTGAGTCCGGCGTTTTCCGCGAGCACGACGAACTATACGGCTACCGTAGCGAACGCTGTCAGCAGCGTTAACTTGACGCCGACGGCGAGCGACAACTCCGCGACGGTGACCGTCGGCGGAACGCCGGTAACGAGCGGTTCGGCTTCCGGCGCGATCGGCTTGCATGTGGGCAGCAACCCGATTCCGGTCGTGGTCACGGCGAACGACGGCTCGACGAAGACTTATACCGTGACGGTGACGCGGGCGCCTGGCAAGATTATCACGGTAGCGGGCACCGGAACGGACGGCTATTCGGGGGATGGCGGCTTGGCGACGTTGGCCGAGCTGTCGGAGCCGAGCGCATTGGCGCTCGATCATCAAGGGAATCTGTATTTCGTGGACGACTTCAAAAGAGTCCGGAAAGTGGATAAAACGACGCTGAAGATTATCACGGTAGCGGGTACGGGGACGTCCGGCTATTCGGGCGACGGAGATCTGGCGACAGCGGCCCAGCTGAAATTGCCGGATGCCATCGTTTTCGACAGCCATGACAATATGTATATCGGAGATAACTACGGCGTCGTTCGAAAGGTGGATGCGTCGGGCTATATCAGCACAGTCGCGGGCAATATGTCCGGCATGGATCAGGGAGACGGCTTCCCGGCGACGTCGGCCCGGCTCCGCAGCGTGTTGGCGCTGGCTGTCGACAGCCACGATAATCTGTATATCGCGGATCAAGCCGACAACAAAATCCGGAAAGTGGATGCGTCGACGGGGATCATCAGCACGGCGGCGGGAGACGGCACGCAAGGCTTTTCGGGAGACGGCGACTTGGCCACGAACGCTCAGATCGCTCGTCCGGAAGGGATTGCGGTCGACAGCGACGATAATTTGTATATATCGGATTCGCTTAACAACCGTATTCGCAAAGTGAATGCATCAGGCTACATCAGCACTGTGGCCGGCGGCGGCATTGAGGGAGACGGGGCGCTCGCGACTTTGGCTTACCTGAGTTATCCGACGCAATTGTCCGTGGACGCCGGCGGCAATCTTTACATAGCGGACTCCGATGAAAGCCGGATTCGCCAAGTCGATACGTCGGGGTTCATCACCACCGTGGCGGGTACGGGGACGGCCGGCTATTCGGGAGAAGGCGGAGACGCGACGTCGGCCAAGCTGAATCAGCCGTATGGAACGGCTGTCGACAGCAGCGGCTATCTGTACATCGCGGATGGGGGCAATCATCGGATTCGGAGAGTGGGTCCCCCCTCCCATGATACGAATCTGAGCGGCTTGCACTTGTCTAGCGGCAGCCTGAGTCCGACCTTTACGACCGGTACGGCAAGCTACGCGGCAAGCGTAAGCAACGGCGTGAGCAGCATCACGGTCATGCCGACCGCGCGCGACAGCGGTGCGACAGTAACGGTCAACGGCACGCCTGTGGCGAGCGGCTCGGCTTCGAGCGCTATCAGCCTGAGCGTGGGAAGCAACGATCCGATCGAGATCGAGGTGACGGCACAGGACGGGACGACGATTCAAACGTATACGGTAACGGTGACGCGAGCGCCAAGCTTGAGCACGAATGCGAGCTTGAGCGGTTTGAGCTTGTCTAGCGGCAGCCTGAGTCCGGCGTTTGCACCGGGCACGACGAGCTACACGGCAAGCGTGGCGAACGGCGTGGACAGCATCACGATGACGCCGACGGCGAGCGACAGCGCAGCGACGGTGAAGGTTGACGGCACGCCTGTGGCGAGCGGCTCGGCTTCGAGCGCTATCAACCTGAGCGTGGGAAGCAACGATCCGATCGAGGTCGAGGTGACGGCACAGGACGGGACGACGATTCAAATGTATACGGTGACGGTGACGCGAGCGCCGAGCCTGAGTACGAATGCGAGCTTGAGCGGCTTGAGCTTGTCGAGCGTCAGCCTGAGTCCGGCATTTGCGCCGGGCACGACGAGCTACACGGCAAGCGTGGCGAACGGCGTGGACAGCATCACGGTGACGCCGACGGCGAGCGACAGCGGTGCGACAGTAACGGTCAACGGCACGCCTGTGGCGAGCGGCTCGGCATCCGGCGCAATCCCGTTGAGCGTGGGCGGCAACCCGATTGCGGTTAAGGTAACGGCAGAGGACGGAACGGCGACGAATACGTACGCCGTGACGGTAACCAGGGCAAGCACCAATGAAACGCCGCAAGCAGCCGTGGACACGCCGCCTCCAATCGACGACACGCCGTCCGCATCCCGGGGACCGATTCTCAATGAAAAAATCTCGAATGTGGCGAAGGTAAAAGAAACGCTGCTAGCTGCGCTAAATCAGGCCGCGCCCCAACCATTGGCGGATGTTCGGGCGGACAGCTGGAGCGCGCAAGCGATTCAAGTCGCTCAGCAGCTCGGCATTGTCCGGGGAAGATCGGACGGCGGCTTCCACGGGAGCGACCCGATTACGCGCGCAGAGTTCGTCGCGATGGTGGCGAACGCGCTGTACCTCGGCTCGGCGACAAGTGGTTCGGGCTCGATCTATTCCGATACGAAGGGCCACTGGGCTGAACCGGCCATCGATGCGCTGACGGCCGCCGGCGTTGTCGAAGGCGTAGGCAACGGCGCTTTTAAGCCGAACCAGCAGATTTCCCGTGCCGAAATATCGGCCATCCTGGCACGGCTGATGGTTCTCGATCAGACGACCGAAGAGATTAATTTCCCGGATACGACCTACAGCTGGGCCCGCGCGTATATCGAGCAAATGGCGGGCGCCGATATTGTCAAAGGCTTGGACGACGGCAAGTTCTATCCGGGCGCCGCCGCGACGCGAGAGCAGGCGGTAACGATGATTCTTCGGATGCTGACCGTGAGCCGCAACATCGATCTGAAGCTCATAGACTTATAG